The following proteins are encoded in a genomic region of Oscillospiraceae bacterium:
- a CDS encoding folate family ECF transporter S component gives MFAPRKLAQMGLFVALTALFSLLSVYVTESFRLVSFVYLPGALGSMLYGPWAGLVMGFAGDFVAYIVKPMGPYFFGYALSAMLQNFIYAVFLYRRGPSLWRVAAAQALVAVFVSVGLGFLWLRLLYGATAAEFFSGARIVRTLIQYPVDVALLYGACRLLARTGLAEKAGAGAGL, from the coding sequence GTGTTTGCCCCCAGGAAACTGGCCCAGATGGGCTTGTTTGTCGCACTGACGGCGCTGTTTAGCCTTCTGTCGGTCTATGTGACGGAGAGTTTCCGCCTGGTGAGCTTTGTCTACCTGCCGGGCGCGCTGGGCTCCATGCTGTACGGTCCGTGGGCGGGGCTTGTTATGGGCTTCGCGGGGGACTTTGTCGCCTACATTGTCAAACCCATGGGGCCGTATTTTTTTGGGTATGCGCTCAGCGCGATGCTGCAAAATTTTATCTACGCGGTCTTTTTGTACCGGCGCGGGCCGTCGCTGTGGCGGGTGGCCGCGGCGCAGGCGCTCGTGGCGGTCTTTGTTTCGGTCGGACTCGGCTTCTTGTGGCTGCGGCTTCTGTACGGCGCCACGGCGGCGGAGTTCTTCTCTGGCGCGCGGATCGTCAGGACGCTTATCCAGTACCCCGTCGATGTGGCGCTGCTTTACGGCGCGTGCCGCCTACTGGCGCGCACCGGGCTGGCGGAGAAGGCCGGGGCGGGGGCCGGGCTGTAG
- a CDS encoding stage II sporulation protein P, translated as MATTRAAGRRTGFSLSPLRRILRILTAALLLRLFFVSRAGASLDALLTRAGQAPAFAAAALGFETGRFSAAPPDLLTLLAEPSALLSVRALSYQATPAGVDALPVVLPETPAPAAPTAAPTPGRHTAPETTPADTPKITPTGPTAPETPAGPAPETAHIREITLRPAGTEGYDTAQGVYVKNESGLSVDMEALLAQTPSLPLVRGKPQVLIVHTHGSEAYCPDPQNLYTPSDVERTEDRRYNVVRVGDEIAGALTARGLSVLHDREIYDFPSYTGSYGRSLEAVTKAKTEHPSLLVILDVHRDSIVTSDDVTCKTVVTVAGEKMAQLMLVVGTDGAGLTHPNWKQNLSLAAHLQKAADAHAPGLMRPINLRRERFNQHAAPGALLLEVGASGNTLPEALAAARQFAAVLGDYLTEQLP; from the coding sequence ATGGCGACGACACGAGCGGCCGGGCGGCGGACGGGCTTTTCTCTGTCCCCTCTCCGGCGAATCCTGCGTATCCTGACGGCCGCGCTGCTGCTGCGACTGTTCTTCGTCTCTCGGGCGGGCGCGTCGCTGGACGCCCTGCTGACCCGCGCCGGGCAGGCTCCCGCCTTTGCCGCAGCCGCATTGGGCTTCGAAACCGGGCGATTTTCCGCCGCGCCGCCGGACCTGCTCACCCTGCTGGCGGAGCCGTCGGCGCTGCTGTCGGTCCGTGCGCTGTCATACCAAGCGACGCCGGCCGGCGTCGATGCTTTGCCGGTCGTCTTACCGGAGACCCCGGCGCCGGCCGCCCCCACGGCGGCCCCGACCCCCGGCAGGCACACCGCGCCGGAGACGACGCCGGCGGACACGCCGAAAATCACGCCGACCGGCCCGACCGCGCCGGAAACCCCAGCCGGCCCCGCGCCGGAAACCGCCCACATTCGGGAGATCACCCTCCGGCCCGCCGGTACGGAGGGCTATGACACGGCCCAAGGGGTCTATGTAAAAAACGAGAGCGGCCTGTCCGTTGACATGGAAGCCCTCCTTGCGCAGACCCCCTCGCTTCCGCTGGTGCGCGGCAAGCCGCAGGTGCTGATCGTGCACACCCACGGCAGCGAGGCCTACTGCCCCGACCCGCAGAACCTTTATACGCCCAGCGACGTGGAACGCACGGAGGACCGCCGGTACAACGTGGTGCGCGTGGGCGACGAGATTGCCGGCGCGCTCACGGCCCGGGGCCTGTCTGTTCTCCACGACCGGGAGATCTACGACTTCCCCAGCTACACGGGCTCCTACGGACGCTCGCTGGAGGCCGTCACCAAGGCGAAGACGGAGCACCCGTCTCTCCTTGTGATCCTCGACGTACACCGGGACTCGATCGTCACGTCGGACGACGTCACCTGCAAAACCGTCGTCACCGTGGCGGGGGAAAAAATGGCTCAGCTCATGCTGGTCGTCGGCACCGACGGCGCGGGCCTCACCCACCCGAACTGGAAACAGAATCTGTCGCTGGCCGCACACCTGCAAAAAGCGGCCGACGCGCACGCCCCCGGCCTCATGCGCCCCATCAACCTGCGCCGGGAGCGCTTTAACCAGCACGCCGCGCCCGGCGCGCTGCTCCTGGAGGTGGGCGCCAGCGGCAACACCCTGCCCGAAGCACTGGCCGCGGCCCGGCAGTTTGCCGCCGTGCTGGGCGACTATCTGACCGAGCAGCTCCCGTGA
- the recG gene encoding ATP-dependent DNA helicase RecG, protein MQENPFDKPLRFLKGVGEKRAQLFAKLGLATVRDLLTHFPRDYEDRTAVRTIARLVPGEAACVVAMVAEPLRHVRVRAGLEYVRTRVVDERRGLSLVFFNAPYVKDALREGETYVFFGKIEEGRREMQNPVFEPIGRAGQLTGRILPVYRLCAGLSRGQVLSAVRQALDEVREHWTETLPDPMRARYGLCYIRYAYENIHFPASLEDREVARTRLVFEELLTLSLGLRRLKQQVAHAAGAVMSPCGMEEFYKSIPFAPTAAQRRTVEEILADMASGRPMSRLVQGDVGSGKTMVAAACAAVAVKNGYQAALMAPTELLAEQHHRTWRPLLAPLGVETLLLTGRLTPAQKRDIRRILRSELPLFVIGTHALLSEGVDFGRLGLVIADEQHRFGVAQRSRLTEKGDAPHLLVMSATPIPRTLALIIYGDLNVSVLDEKPPGRQRVDTFTVDESFRPRIENFVRRLVSEGRQVYIVCPFVEESGGAEGPRAVEAYAETLRGQVYPALRVGLVHGKMPPARREAAMRAFVEGALDILVATTVIEVGVDVPNAALMVVENAERFGLSQLHQLRGRVGRGRHKSYCVLFSEALTEATRARLAIMAKTDDGFAIAERDLALRGPGDFFGHRQHGLPSLKVADLATDMTVLSLAAEAAGQLLEEDAALSQCPALRAAVDRLLTGQIAV, encoded by the coding sequence ATGCAGGAAAACCCTTTTGACAAGCCGCTGCGTTTTTTGAAAGGCGTGGGAGAAAAGCGCGCCCAGCTCTTTGCCAAACTAGGTCTCGCGACGGTGCGCGACTTGCTGACGCATTTCCCGCGCGACTACGAGGACCGCACGGCGGTGCGCACGATCGCCCGGCTCGTGCCGGGGGAAGCGGCCTGCGTCGTCGCAATGGTGGCCGAGCCGCTGCGCCATGTCCGCGTGCGCGCCGGTCTGGAATATGTCCGCACGCGGGTGGTGGACGAGCGGCGTGGGCTGTCGCTGGTCTTTTTTAACGCACCCTACGTGAAGGACGCCCTGCGCGAGGGCGAGACCTATGTCTTCTTTGGAAAGATCGAAGAGGGCCGGCGGGAGATGCAAAACCCCGTCTTCGAGCCCATCGGGCGCGCCGGGCAGCTCACCGGGCGCATCCTGCCGGTGTACCGCCTGTGCGCGGGGCTCTCCCGCGGGCAGGTGCTCTCCGCCGTTCGGCAGGCCCTGGACGAGGTGCGCGAGCATTGGACGGAGACCTTGCCCGACCCCATGCGGGCGCGTTACGGGCTCTGTTATATCCGTTATGCGTACGAAAACATCCACTTCCCGGCCTCCTTGGAGGACCGGGAAGTGGCCAGAACCCGGCTGGTGTTTGAGGAATTGCTGACGCTCTCCCTCGGACTTCGCCGGCTGAAACAGCAGGTCGCGCACGCGGCGGGCGCCGTTATGTCGCCGTGTGGAATGGAAGAATTTTACAAATCTATCCCCTTCGCGCCGACGGCGGCGCAGCGGCGCACCGTCGAAGAGATACTCGCCGATATGGCCTCCGGCCGCCCGATGAGCCGGCTGGTGCAGGGAGACGTGGGTTCCGGCAAGACGATGGTGGCCGCGGCCTGCGCGGCGGTCGCCGTGAAAAACGGATATCAGGCGGCCCTGATGGCGCCTACAGAGCTCCTGGCGGAGCAGCACCACAGGACATGGCGGCCGCTGCTCGCACCGCTCGGCGTCGAGACGCTGCTTCTGACCGGCCGCCTGACGCCCGCCCAGAAGCGGGACATCCGGCGGATCCTCCGGAGCGAACTGCCGCTCTTTGTCATCGGCACGCACGCGCTGCTCTCGGAGGGCGTGGATTTCGGACGGCTGGGGCTGGTCATCGCGGACGAGCAGCACCGCTTCGGGGTGGCCCAGCGGAGCCGCCTGACGGAGAAGGGCGACGCGCCCCACCTGCTTGTCATGTCGGCGACGCCGATCCCGCGGACATTGGCGCTCATCATCTACGGAGACCTGAACGTCTCCGTCCTCGACGAGAAACCGCCCGGGCGGCAGAGGGTCGACACCTTCACGGTGGACGAGAGCTTTCGTCCGCGCATCGAAAACTTTGTTCGCCGGTTGGTGTCGGAGGGGCGTCAGGTGTACATTGTATGCCCGTTTGTCGAGGAAAGCGGCGGCGCGGAGGGCCCGCGCGCGGTGGAGGCGTACGCCGAGACATTGCGCGGGCAGGTCTATCCGGCGCTGCGGGTGGGTCTTGTGCACGGCAAGATGCCGCCCGCCCGGCGGGAGGCGGCGATGCGCGCGTTTGTGGAGGGCGCGCTCGACATCTTGGTGGCCACGACGGTCATCGAGGTGGGCGTCGACGTGCCGAACGCCGCGCTCATGGTGGTGGAAAATGCCGAGCGCTTCGGACTCTCGCAGCTCCACCAGCTCCGCGGCCGTGTGGGCCGCGGGCGGCATAAATCTTACTGCGTGTTGTTTTCCGAGGCGCTCACTGAGGCGACGCGCGCACGGCTGGCCATTATGGCGAAGACGGACGACGGCTTTGCCATCGCCGAGCGGGATTTGGCGCTGCGCGGTCCCGGCGATTTCTTCGGCCACCGGCAGCATGGGCTGCCCAGCCTGAAGGTGGCCGACCTTGCCACCGACATGACGGTGTTGTCTCTGGCGGCCGAGGCTGCTGGACAGCTTTTGGAAGAGGACGCCGCGCTGTCGCAGTGCCCCGCCCTGCGTGCGGCGGTCGACCGCCTGCTGACCGGACAGATCGCCGTCTAA
- a CDS encoding DUF421 domain-containing protein produces MAVLRTVILYVVIIAALRLMGKRQIGELEPSELVVTLLMSELAAVPMQDLGSPLVFGLVPIATLLCLSLVVSGALVASLRFRALLCGKPSILMKDGRILQRELRKNRMTTDELIEALRAKNITDLSTVQYAILETNGTLSTILYPVYQPATRRDVGAATSAQGLPVILVNDGALLRENCALRNFSPSFLADALRRNGLTDVRDVFLLIVDEQNRVYCLPKEPK; encoded by the coding sequence GTGGCCGTTTTACGCACCGTCATCCTCTATGTCGTCATCATCGCCGCCCTTCGCCTGATGGGCAAACGGCAGATCGGCGAACTGGAGCCGTCCGAACTTGTCGTGACCCTGCTGATGTCGGAACTCGCCGCCGTGCCGATGCAGGACTTGGGCAGCCCGCTTGTGTTTGGGCTGGTCCCCATCGCCACGCTGCTGTGCCTCTCACTGGTCGTCTCGGGCGCCCTGGTCGCCAGTTTGCGGTTTCGCGCGCTGCTGTGCGGCAAACCGAGCATTTTGATGAAGGACGGGCGCATTCTTCAGCGTGAACTGCGCAAAAATCGGATGACCACCGACGAACTCATTGAGGCCCTGCGCGCCAAAAACATCACGGACCTCTCGACGGTGCAGTACGCCATTTTAGAGACCAACGGGACGCTGAGCACGATCCTCTACCCGGTGTACCAGCCGGCCACCCGCCGCGACGTCGGCGCCGCCACGTCCGCCCAGGGTCTGCCTGTTATTCTGGTGAACGACGGCGCGCTGCTGCGCGAGAACTGCGCGCTGCGAAATTTCTCGCCGTCGTTTCTGGCCGACGCGCTGAGACGAAACGGGCTGACGGACGTGCGAGATGTGTTTTTGTTGATCGTGGACGAACAAAACCGCGTCTACTGCCTGCCGAAGGAGCCGAAGTGA
- a CDS encoding AEC family transporter: MSIERALQGVLMILVLVGTGVLMARLGYLTEELETSLSRLTIHFSVPAMLFGSTVSHISGAFLRRAGWLLLIPLVCMLLGYGLGFVLRLLCRIPRGDTGVFLVMFALSNSIFIGLPVALEIFGESAMPYVVAYFPFNTTIFWTLGNLGIAADGGRRPASVGATIRQIFSPPFFGFLAGFAVALTGLTLPPFLTQAVTYLGNLTVPVTLLTTGAVLSRMGRASLHLGRAGWLTLFGRLVLMPGVTMAACLLCGAPPMMTGVFTMIAAMPVMNQCVIMARLHGANHRLAAQMLTVSTLFSLAGIPLWVLVLQWLT; encoded by the coding sequence GTGTCGATCGAACGGGCCCTGCAGGGTGTCCTGATGATTCTCGTCCTCGTCGGGACGGGGGTGCTGATGGCGCGCCTTGGCTATCTCACGGAGGAACTGGAGACGTCGCTGTCCCGTCTCACCATCCATTTCTCCGTCCCCGCGATGCTCTTCGGCAGTACTGTCTCCCATATCTCAGGGGCGTTTTTGCGGCGGGCCGGGTGGCTATTGCTGATCCCGCTCGTCTGCATGCTGCTGGGGTACGGGCTCGGGTTTGTGCTGCGCCTTCTGTGCCGCATTCCGCGCGGCGATACGGGCGTGTTCCTCGTCATGTTCGCGCTGTCCAATTCGATTTTTATTGGCCTGCCGGTGGCGCTGGAGATCTTCGGTGAGTCGGCCATGCCCTATGTCGTCGCCTATTTCCCGTTCAACACGACAATTTTCTGGACATTGGGTAACCTCGGTATCGCCGCCGACGGCGGACGGCGGCCCGCTTCGGTGGGGGCGACGATCCGGCAGATTTTCTCGCCGCCCTTCTTCGGTTTCCTTGCCGGGTTCGCCGTGGCGCTGACGGGGCTCACGCTCCCGCCGTTTTTGACGCAGGCTGTCACCTATCTCGGGAACCTCACGGTCCCGGTGACGTTGTTGACGACGGGTGCAGTGCTCTCGCGCATGGGCCGCGCGTCGCTGCATCTCGGCCGCGCCGGCTGGCTGACCCTCTTTGGCCGGCTCGTGCTCATGCCCGGCGTCACGATGGCCGCCTGCCTGCTTTGCGGCGCGCCGCCCATGATGACCGGCGTGTTCACGATGATTGCCGCCATGCCGGTCATGAACCAGTGCGTCATCATGGCGCGGCTGCACGGCGCCAACCACCGCCTGGCCGCCCAAATGTTGACGGTGTCCACGCTGTTTTCGCTGGCGGGGATCCCGCTGTGGGTCCTGGTGCTGCAGTGGCTGACCTGA
- a CDS encoding DUF4363 family protein: MKPILLTCVLLAGLIGAGLWVSARAEADVGQLLTLLESGAQSVGAERRAEARETMQAALSLWETRIGLFEALYPAADIEAINAGLYRLYTEAAMAARAQYLADSAVVAAQLRALIRGHRPSLETVL; the protein is encoded by the coding sequence ATGAAACCGATCTTACTGACCTGCGTACTGCTGGCCGGGCTCATCGGCGCCGGGCTGTGGGTCAGCGCGCGCGCGGAGGCGGACGTCGGCCAACTGCTGACGCTGCTTGAGAGCGGCGCACAGTCCGTCGGCGCGGAGCGCCGGGCCGAGGCGCGTGAGACCATGCAAGCCGCCCTATCGCTGTGGGAAACGCGGATCGGGCTGTTTGAGGCGCTCTACCCCGCCGCCGACATTGAGGCAATCAACGCGGGCCTATACCGGCTGTACACGGAGGCCGCCATGGCCGCCCGCGCGCAGTATTTGGCGGACAGCGCCGTGGTAGCGGCGCAGCTACGCGCCCTGATCCGCGGTCACCGCCCCAGTTTGGAGACGGTGCTGTGA
- a CDS encoding bacterial Ig-like domain-containing protein yields MKRKLSLLLSLLLTISLVFPGAAQALAARRPSGRPAGAAVVLPDLSNLKQLPRTTNRGRVPPDKRGQRLVVSRHGSALGCITPQLSADLTESPLAAPAAPGLASALRLQSANADDPDIGDTKDFYLDVDSDYNRPKKTGELIAIGEHCYIYVIQDAAVFENNRDLACENAAYIAETFDEQIYPMMTDEERETYFGQPRDVDGNGKLTILYYDISPASTGGYFWGGDFAAPGGSGDYRNSNYADIVYLQSVYLTTGLTVGLGTLTHEFQHVINYSEYAAHYATRAMADDWLDEGLSELAREFYEGGLDTSRIPYTWVSSQIVGPGLTPGSGYINWNGTLGNYAAASLLLHQYYYQQSGHDPIRALVTDGRAANQYVNSYVEHYKDTALPDFKSLFRQHALLMTVDSYYETESGVYDYDFRGLDVWGTMATNASAWPTTTGLGSIVRLPLQISSGYYSNGPYRYHVRLFQAPADVSHVSITIGSPGSGEYFVVTPYNAANIDTQQEFIAVNKMAAQLGTESATTVTVGSGNLFAVVGVAYASAISATARATETTPPAEPTLQSIAITAPANKLIYTVGDALDLTGLAVTGTYSNGTTKAETITTANVTGFDSSAATASQTLTITVSGKTATYTIEIVEPTLQSIAITASANKLIYTVGDVLDLTGLVVTGTYSNGTTKAEAITTANVTGFNSSASTASQTLTITVSGKTTTYTIQIVEPTLQSIAITAPANKLIYTVGDALDLTGLVVMGTYSNGTTKAEAITTANVTGFNSSASTASQTLTITVSGKTATYVIQIVEPTLQSIAITAPANKLIYTVGDALDLTGLVVTGTYSNGTTKAETITTANVTGFNSSAAAASQTLTITVSGKTATYVIQIVEPTLQSIAITAPANRLIYTVGDALDLTGLVVTGTYSNGTTKAEAITTANVTGFNSSAATASQTLTITVSGKTATYTIQIVEPTLQSIAITAPANKLIYTVGDALDLTGLAVTGTYSNGTTKAETITTANVTGFDSHAATASQTLTITVSGKTTTYTIEVVDEPAPPPGQGRFTVTADKAAKMVRIEGAGYAPGQTLTLWMAYDREPTRQDNDYAAQVTANGQGLVDFVLPEEAVRDQPWLGGHVFQVALDGDVQSSEMLLATQVRAHSSARVSLRIKGKAILHFAIDGVLYEFVSSNPTIVKVDQKGVLTGVRGGTTIVTLRATDGSDLMHLVVISVS; encoded by the coding sequence ATGAAGAGGAAACTGAGTCTGCTGCTCTCCCTGTTGCTGACGATATCACTCGTTTTCCCGGGCGCGGCGCAGGCACTGGCCGCGCGTCGTCCGAGCGGACGTCCCGCCGGCGCGGCTGTGGTGCTGCCGGATCTGTCCAATCTCAAGCAGCTGCCGCGAACGACGAATCGGGGGCGGGTCCCGCCCGACAAGAGGGGTCAGCGTCTTGTCGTCTCGCGGCACGGCAGTGCGCTCGGCTGCATCACGCCCCAACTCTCGGCCGACCTGACGGAGAGCCCCCTTGCCGCCCCCGCCGCCCCTGGTCTGGCGAGCGCGCTGCGTTTGCAGAGCGCGAATGCGGACGACCCGGATATCGGAGATACGAAGGATTTCTATCTCGATGTGGACTCCGACTACAACCGGCCGAAGAAGACGGGCGAGCTCATCGCCATTGGAGAGCACTGCTACATATACGTCATTCAAGACGCCGCCGTTTTTGAGAACAACAGGGACCTCGCATGCGAGAACGCGGCGTACATCGCCGAGACATTTGATGAACAGATCTACCCCATGATGACGGACGAGGAGCGGGAGACCTATTTTGGGCAGCCGCGGGATGTGGATGGGAACGGCAAGCTGACCATCCTCTACTACGACATCAGCCCCGCCAGCACAGGCGGGTATTTCTGGGGCGGGGATTTCGCTGCGCCCGGCGGGAGCGGGGACTATCGAAATTCGAATTATGCGGACATCGTATATTTGCAGAGCGTATATCTGACCACCGGCCTTACTGTCGGATTGGGGACGCTCACGCACGAGTTTCAGCATGTAATCAACTACTCGGAGTACGCCGCGCACTACGCCACGCGGGCCATGGCGGACGACTGGCTCGACGAGGGTCTCTCCGAGCTGGCGCGGGAATTCTACGAGGGCGGGCTGGACACCAGCCGCATCCCCTACACCTGGGTCAGCAGCCAGATCGTAGGGCCCGGTCTGACACCGGGGTCCGGGTATATCAATTGGAATGGGACTCTCGGCAACTACGCCGCCGCCTCGCTGCTGCTCCACCAGTACTACTACCAGCAGAGCGGGCATGATCCCATCCGCGCGCTGGTGACGGACGGACGGGCGGCGAACCAGTATGTCAATTCTTATGTGGAGCACTACAAAGACACCGCCCTGCCGGACTTCAAGTCGCTGTTTCGCCAGCACGCTCTGCTGATGACTGTGGACAGCTATTATGAGACCGAGAGCGGCGTATACGACTACGACTTCCGGGGGCTGGACGTGTGGGGGACGATGGCCACGAACGCCAGCGCCTGGCCGACCACGACGGGGCTGGGGTCGATAGTCCGGCTACCGCTGCAGATCTCCAGTGGTTATTACAGCAACGGGCCGTACCGCTACCACGTCCGGCTGTTCCAGGCGCCGGCCGATGTATCCCATGTGAGCATCACCATCGGGAGCCCGGGCAGCGGCGAGTACTTTGTGGTCACGCCCTACAACGCGGCCAACATCGACACCCAGCAGGAATTCATCGCTGTGAACAAGATGGCGGCGCAGCTCGGCACGGAATCGGCCACCACGGTGACCGTCGGCAGCGGCAACCTATTCGCGGTGGTCGGCGTCGCCTACGCCTCCGCCATTTCCGCGACGGCACGGGCCACCGAGACCACGCCGCCCGCCGAACCGACACTGCAGAGTATCGCGATCACGGCGCCGGCGAATAAGCTGATTTACACAGTGGGCGACGCGCTGGATCTGACGGGACTTGCGGTGACGGGGACGTACTCCAACGGGACGACGAAGGCGGAGACAATCACGACAGCCAACGTGACGGGCTTCGACAGCAGCGCGGCGACAGCGTCGCAGACGCTGACGATCACAGTGAGTGGCAAGACGGCGACGTACACGATTGAGATTGTTGAGCCGACGCTGCAAAGCATCGCGATCACGGCGTCGGCGAATAAGCTGATTTACACAGTGGGCGACGTGCTGGATCTGACGGGCCTTGTGGTGACGGGAACATACTCCAACGGGACGACGAAGGCGGAGGCAATCACAACAGCCAACGTGACGGGATTCAACAGCAGCGCGTCGACAGCGTCGCAGACGCTGACGATCACAGTGAGCGGCAAGACGACGACGTACACGATTCAAATCGTCGAGCCGACGCTGCAAAGCATCGCGATCACGGCGCCGGCGAATAAGCTGATTTACACAGTGGGCGACGCGCTGGATCTGACGGGGCTCGTGGTGATGGGAACATATTCCAACGGGACGACGAAGGCGGAGGCAATTACGACAGCCAATGTGACGGGGTTCAACAGCAGCGCGTCGACAGCGTCGCAGACGCTGACGATCACAGTGAGCGGCAAGACGGCGACATACGTGATTCAAATCGTCGAGCCGACGCTGCAAAGCATCGCGATCACGGCGCCGGCGAACAAGCTAATTTACACAGTGGGCGACGCGCTGGATCTGACGGGGCTTGTGGTGACGGGGACATACTCCAACGGGACGACGAAGGCGGAGACAATCACGACAGCCAACGTGACGGGCTTCAACAGCAGCGCGGCGGCGGCGTCGCAGACGCTGACGATCACAGTGAGCGGCAAGACGGCGACATACGTGATTCAAATCGTCGAACCGACGCTGCAGAGCATCGCGATCACGGCGCCGGCGAACAGGCTGATTTACACAGTGGGCGATGCGCTGGATCTGACGGGGCTTGTGGTGACGGGAACATACTCCAACGGGACGACGAAGGCGGAAGCAATCACAACAGCCAACGTGACGGGATTCAACAGCAGCGCGGCGACAGCGTCGCAGACGCTGACGATCACAGTGAGCGGCAAGACGGCGACGTACACGATTCAAATCGTCGAACCGACGCTGCAAAGCATCGCGATCACGGCGCCGGCGAACAAGCTGATTTACACAGTGGGCGACGCGCTGGATCTGACGGGACTTGCGGTGACGGGGACGTACTCCAATGGGACGACGAAGGCGGAGACAATCACAACAGCCAACGTGACGGGTTTCGACAGCCACGCGGCGACAGCGTCGCAGACGCTGACGATCACAGTGAGCGGCAAGACGACGACGTACACGATTGAGGTTGTTGATGAGCCAGCGCCGCCGCCGGGGCAGGGACGCTTCACGGTCACGGCGGACAAGGCGGCCAAGATGGTTAGGATCGAGGGCGCCGGCTACGCCCCCGGACAGACGCTGACGCTGTGGATGGCGTATGACAGAGAACCCACACGGCAGGACAACGATTACGCCGCGCAGGTCACGGCGAACGGCCAGGGCCTGGTGGACTTCGTCCTGCCGGAGGAGGCCGTGCGGGATCAGCCTTGGCTCGGCGGCCATGTCTTCCAGGTGGCTCTGGATGGGGATGTGCAGTCGTCTGAGATGCTGCTTGCAACCCAGGTCAGGGCGCACTCCTCCGCGCGCGTCTCCCTTCGCATCAAAGGCAAGGCCATTCTGCACTTTGCGATTGACGGTGTCCTTTACGAGTTCGTCTCTAGCAATCCGACCATCGTAAAAGTGGATCAGAAAGGCGTGCTTACGGGTGTCAGAGGCGGTACAACCATCGTCACTCTGCGCGCTACAGACGGCAGCGATCTCATGCACTTGGTTGTGATCAGCGTCTCGTAA
- the nrdR gene encoding transcriptional regulator NrdR, which produces MKCPYCSFQESRVIDSRPTDEGGSIRRRRECSHCGKRFTTYENIESLPLIVIKKDGSRQSYDRNKLLSGVLRACEKRPVSLQQMEALVGEVEQVLQNNLEREVTTSQIGELVMERLRRLDEVAYVRFASVYRQFADIKTFLTEVNKLLMERP; this is translated from the coding sequence ATGAAGTGTCCGTATTGCAGCTTCCAGGAGAGCCGCGTCATCGATTCCAGGCCGACGGACGAGGGCGGGAGCATTCGGCGGCGCCGGGAGTGCTCTCATTGCGGCAAACGATTCACCACCTACGAGAACATCGAGAGCCTGCCGTTGATCGTGATCAAAAAGGACGGCTCCCGTCAGTCCTATGACCGCAACAAGCTCCTCAGCGGCGTCCTGCGGGCCTGCGAGAAGCGGCCGGTGAGCCTGCAGCAGATGGAAGCCCTGGTCGGCGAGGTGGAGCAGGTGTTGCAAAACAACTTGGAGCGCGAGGTCACTACATCACAGATCGGCGAACTCGTTATGGAGCGGCTGAGAAGACTGGACGAGGTCGCCTACGTGCGGTTTGCCTCCGTGTATCGCCAGTTCGCCGACATCAAGACCTTCCTGACGGAGGTCAACAAGCTGCTGATGGAACGACCGTGA